A portion of the Pagrus major chromosome 8, Pma_NU_1.0 genome contains these proteins:
- the synm gene encoding synemin — MLPFKRTFEGEKQQLQELNSRLGQYLSRTKQLEQENAHLIAEINKLRQARTTEREPKYKSEMRDLRRMVGQLSFEKSQAEMEREKLWRELQMVQSLCSEQTEVCRDIGGELKGYEKELHHAHKTNTELQQRLLQLENEYQCMETAHRQQMDHLRRQVESRVVPIITQTYRGPPAASVEEVQEYARGVSEGWMETFEMYQLKVEEMEQSIRADQAMLSDLQREKMLYASELDKLRAEAENQGQFQAHLEEQLMHMHEKFRLDCSEYQMVIEQLERERNTMADTIAEKMREHQHLLQVKMDLGMEVAAYRALLEGERAGLQDAHRRANQHQRERVIEIRMPAQPYTPRASTLTTRQHMDVRYTPPASNLRRSPVLPPGSRSPSRVIPISVAGRARHESPASRRDMISFTKARASTSASATTATTTAATAKDKQISQKGNQIGQNVQKTTREEKTVKMEQVSRGENRASPIESSTTDTKSVRVVSPPMMSLSMKTETESERKVSDEREKGKFKDEEKTESMVSPSDKKILDTVSVEEIIEKVIKPAGLDAKVCSSGESKVRYHVEKTEQEDGTTKTQIVLESKVEEEVDISEDTALEELLGLGVKKVSLEDIKDTATGSMIQNLLSGLQGREDLEHKSVNVEIIEEPVESYSDEELEVEQIQSRSTFYEPSSTYFQIEELENVPHDAQIQKSDGDATKTSMTDTDHAKGGSVKVHEVSRETEPSYFSQDQEPDEYFVSTPDDNLSEAEEGGGITSYGHYGILDDLSDERYYQDEALPPRRVIVEESDDYKFMSDDRSFVKESFPECIIEEEVRVSPVVQESVLEFLREDTLEPKEQLKGALEKLQSSVSGPLKEELAFLTKVSRESPENVAVDVKKVQQSSDNGTVTIVAELNVSQSLEDSGLLETGDDLSEDQIMAALRSSNLGLGKAFQGGAGGYSVRVSKEEDVAYGEEFEGSTKEGESVSEITEKHIKLGPSEKSFTFQMDTQGSHPEAASVKELQSQISETPVKVLQEKRIVYLESPTDD; from the exons ATGTTGCCTTTCAAGAGAACTTTTGAGGGCgaaaaacagcagctgcaggagctCAACAGCAGACTTGGCCAGTATCTGTCCAGGACGAAGCAACTGGAGCAGGAAAATGCGCATCTGATCGCCGAAATCAACAAACTGAGACAAGCGAGGACGACGGAGCGGGAGCCGAAGTACAAGAGTGAGATGCGGGATCTGCGGAGAATGGTGGGGCAGCTGTCGTTTGAAAAGTCCCAGGctgagatggagagggagaagcTATGGCGGGAGCTGCAGATGGTCCAGTCCCTGTGCAGCGAGCAGACCGAGGTGTGCAGGGACATCGGTGGCGAGCTGAAAGGCTACGAGAAGGAGCTCCACCACGCTCACAAGACCAACACTGAACTCCAGCAGCGTTTGCTCCAACTGGAGAACGAGTATCAGTGCATGGAGACCGCGCACAGGCAACAAATGGACCATCTCCGGCGCCAGGTGGAGTCCCGGGTGGTGCCCATCATCACGCAAACTTATCGCGGGCCTCCGGCGGCCTCCGTGGAAGAGGTGCAGGAGTACGCCCGGGGTGTGTCCGAAGGGTGGATGGAGACCTTTGAGATGTACCAGctgaaggtggaggagatggagcagTCGATCAGAGCGGACCAGGCGATGCTGAGCGATCTGCAGAGGGAGAAGATGCTGTACGCCTCAGAGTTGGACAAATTACGCGCAGAGGCGGAAAATCAAGGCCAGTTTCAGGCGCACCTCGAGGAACAACTGATGCACATGCACGAGAAATTCCGCTTGGACTGCAGTGAATATCAG ATGGTTATTGAGCAGCTGGAGCGCGAGAGGAACACGATGGCTGACACTATTGCAGAGAAGATGCGAGAGCATCAGCACCTCCTCCAGGTTAAGATGGATCTGGGCATGGAGGTGGCTGCCTACAG GGCTCTTCTGGAAGGTGAGAGAGCGGGTCTGCAAGATGCTCACAGGAGGGCGAATCAACACCAAAGAGAAAGAGTAATAG AAATCAGGATGCCTGCGCAGCCCTACACTCCACGAGCTTCCACCTTAACCACCAGACAACATATGGATGTCAGGTACACACCGCCAGCTTCAAACCTGAGAAGATCCCCCGTGCTTCCTCCTGGGTCCAGGAGTCCCTCGAGGGTCATTCCTATCTCAGTTGCAGGCAGAGCTCGGCATGAGAGTCCTGCATCCAGAAGGGACATGATCTCATTCACCAAAGCACGGGCTTCTACTTCTGCCTCTGCTACCACCGCCACCACTACCGCCGCTACTGccaaagataaacaaataaGCCAGAAAGGAAACCAAATTGGTCaaaatgtgcagaaaacaacaagagaggagaaaactgtgaaaatggaACAGGTCTCTCGGGGAGAGAACCGAGCCAGTCCCATCGAGTCCTCCACTACTGACACAAAATCAGTGAGAGTGGTGTCACCGCCGATGATGAGCCTGAGCATGAAAACTGAGACAGAAAGCGAAAGGAAAGTGtcagatgaaagagagaaaggcaaGTTCAAAGATGAGGAGAAAACTGAGTCAATGGTTAGCCCAAGTGATAAAAAGATATTGGACACGGTGTCTGTGGAGGAGATCATCGAGAAAGTGATAAAACCGGCAGGCTTGGACGCTAAGGTTTGCTCCTCAGGAGAATCGAAGGTAAGGTATCATGTGGAGAAAACTGAGCAGGAGGACGGCACGACTAAGACACAGATCGTGCTGGAGTCCAAagtggaggaagaggtggaTATTTCTGAGGACACAGCACTGGAAGAGCTGCTGGGCCTAGGTGTTAAGAAGGTGTCACTGGAGGATATCAAGGACACAGCAACAGGAAGCATGATTCAGAACCTGCTGAGTGGTCTGCAGGGACGCGAGGACCTGGAACATAAGTCTGTCAATGTGGAAATCATCGAGGAACCGGTGGAGTCCTACAGTGATGAGGAGCTTGAGGTTGAACAGATCCAGTCCAGATCTACTTTTTATGAGCCCTCCTCAACATATTTCCAAATTGAGGAGCTAGAAAACGTCCCACATGATGCCCAAATTCAGAAGAGTGATGGTGATGCCACGAAAACCTCCATGACAGATACGGATCATGCCAAGGGCGGATCTGTGAAAGTTCACGAGGTTTCTAGAGAGACCGAACCTTCATATTTCTCCCAGGATCAAGAGCCCGACGAGTATTTTGTCTCCACCCCAGATGATAATCTTTCTGAGGCCGAGGAGGGTGGCGGCATTACCTCTTATGGACATTATGGAATCTTAGATGACCTGTCGGATGAGAGGTATTATCAGGATGAAGCTCTTCCCCCAAGAAGAGTGATTGTAGAGGAGAGTGATGATTACAAGTTCATGTCAGATGATCGCTCGTTTGTCAAAGAGAGCTTCCCCGAGTGCATCATTGAAGAAGAGGTTCGGGTCTCCCCCGTCGTGCAGGAGTCAGTCCTTGAGTTCCTGAGAGAGGACACTCTGGAGCCCAAAGAGCAGCTGAAGGGAGCTCTAGAGAAGCTACAAAGCTCAGTGTCGGGTCCACTGAAGGAGGAGTTGGCTTTCCTCACCAAAGTCAGTCGTGAAAGTCCAGAGAATGTGGCTGTCGATGTCAAAAAAGTGCAACAGTCAAGCGACAATGGCACCGTGACTATAGTTGCAGAGCTGAATGTGTCTCAAAGCCTGGAAGACTCTGGGCTGCTGGAGACAGGAGATGATCTATCCGAAGACCAGATCATGGCAGCTCTCCGATCTTCTAACCTTGGGCTTGGGAAAGCCTTCCAGGGTGGAGCGGGAGGATACAGCGTCAGAGTCTCCAAAGAAGAGGATGTTGCGTATGGTGAAGAGTTTGAAGGTTCCACTAAAGAAGGAGAGTCTGTGTCTGAAATCACTGAGAAACACATTAAATTGGGGCCATCAGAGAAGTCCTTCACCTTCCAGATGGACACACAGGGCAGCCATCCTGAGGCGGCCTCAGTGAAAGAGCTGCAATCTCAAATCTCGGAGACCCCGGTGAAGGTTTTGCAAGAGAAAAGAATAGTTTACCTGGAGAGCCCGACAGATGATTAG
- the pgpep1l gene encoding pyroglutamyl-peptidase 1, producing the protein MNGGETVLVTGFGPFRQFLVNPSWTAAQGLKLAGLGDMTDVYIKELPVSYVKTQKIITEVWQTLQPKFAVHLGVARGSSVVLLEQTGKNSGYRDRDVCGFCPESHCCVEGGPEKLDSVINMRVLSKEFKQAGKDVVYSRDAGRYLCEFAYYCSLYHGQRRAALVHVPSCGSLSSADRLVPLLQSLIQTMLDQLEDPV; encoded by the exons ATGAATGGAGGAGAGACTGTTCTCGTTACAG GTTTTGGACCTTTCAGACAGTTCTTAGTGAACCCCAGCTGGACAGCAGCTCAG gGACTGAAGTTGGCCGGTTTGGGAGACATGACTGATGTTTACATCAAGGAGTTACCTGTGAGTTATGTGAAGACTCAGAAAATCATCACTGAGGTTTGGCAAACTCTTCAGCCAAAG TTTGCTGTACATCTGGGCGTAGCCAGAGGCTCCAGTGTCGTCCTTCTGGAGCAAACGGGGAAGAACAGTggatacagagacagagacgtgTGCGGCTTCTGTCCTGAGAGCCACTGCTGTGTGGAAGGAGGACCAGAGAAACTGGACTCAGTCATTAACATGAGGGTCTTATCCAAAGAGTTCAAACAAGCAGGGAAGGATGTTGTTTACTCAAGAGACGCTGGCAG gtACCTGTGTGAGTTTGCGTATTACTGCTCGCTGTATCACGGTCAGAGGAGGGCGGCCCTCGTCCACGTGCCTTCATGTGGCAGCCTGAGCTCGGCTGACAGACTGGTGCCTCTGCTGCAGAGCCTCATTCAGACCATGCTGGACCAGCTGGAGGACCCTGTGTGA